The genomic interval TCCGCCCAGTTGAAACGGCCGAAGTCCTCCGGCGACAGGTAGTGCGTCAGCAGGGGACGGATGCCGAAGGCAATCGCATACGTCACCAGCAGCGAACCGCCGAGCTGCAAGCCGTTGCGGACGGCGCCCATCGCCTCCTGGGAGCGCTCATGCTCCTGGGCGTCCTGCTGAGTGGATTCGCTGTGGGTAGTCACGGTGGATGGCCCCCCGGGCGTCGGCCGGACAGCCCGGGTGCATAGAAGACGAGCGGGGGCGGCACGTCAATGCCGCCCCCGCGGAAGTCAGGATGCTGGACAGCCTAGCTGGCGCCTCGCCCAGTAATCACCACTGGCACTGTCTGGAGCAAGAGACGCAGGTCGCTGGTGAGCGTCCAGTGATCGATGTACTGCATGTCCAGGTACATCCACTCTTCGAAGGAAATCTGATTGCGGCCAGACACCTGCCAGATGCAGGTGAGGCCCGGGCGCACCGAGAGGCGACGGCGCTGCCAGGTTTCGTACTTGGCGACCTCGGTGGGCACGGGAGGCCGCGGCCCGACGATGCTCATCTCGCCGCGGAGCACGTTGATGAACTGGGGCAGCTCATCAATGGAGAACTTGCGGATGAAGCGGCCGATGCCGGTGATGCGCGGGTCGTTCTTCATCTTGAAGACGGGGCCCGACTGCTCGTTGAGCGCGGCCAGCTTCTCCTTCAGCTCCTCCGCGTTCACCACCATGGAGCGGAACTTGAGCATGTAGAACGGCTTGCCGTTCTGCCCGACGCGGTACTGCTTGAAGAAGATGGGCCCCTTCGACGTGAGCTTCACCGCCAGCGCGACGAAGGCGAGCAGCGGCAGGAGCATCCACAGCGCCACCGCGGACACGCAGATGTCGAACAGGCGCTTCATCGCCATCTGGTGCGGCTTGGGGCTCACCGCCGCGAAGTGCAGGAAGCCGTCCGCCACCGCGGCGACGTTGACGGGGCGCGCGCGGTCCAAGCGGAAGGTGTGCGCGGGCAGCGCGAACGGCACGCCGAAGCGCTCCGCCAGCTTGATGGCCGCCTGCATCGCCTCGCCCTGCTTGAGCGTGTTGCCCGCGATGTAGACCTCGTCCACCGCCGTGTTGCGCAGGATGTGCTCCAGGTCATCCACCGTGCCCAGCACCTTCGCGGGCAGCTCGCCGATGGATCCCGTGTCGTCG from Myxococcus stipitatus carries:
- the epsZ gene encoding exopolysaccharide biosynthesis polyisoprenyl-phosphate hexose-1-phosphate transferase EpsZ — encoded protein: MDTMSSASTGAAVGSPGSVSAQANAMDSAVEEQVPGPKLAPGFAAKLNLTVDLALMSVVLTASAWLDGLLFAQPGWLLPAIILAALVVWIITGTALCLYDSRFAERSKLDHVALVSVTTLAVVTVLAAVNLAMPETLKVPGLVPLLVLFWPVALLLRLFVFRQVASQERPTNSVLIVGTGAFGRYSGEDLARRGRSELLGYIRFNDDTGSIGELPAKVLGTVDDLEHILRNTAVDEVYIAGNTLKQGEAMQAAIKLAERFGVPFALPAHTFRLDRARPVNVAAVADGFLHFAAVSPKPHQMAMKRLFDICVSAVALWMLLPLLAFVALAVKLTSKGPIFFKQYRVGQNGKPFYMLKFRSMVVNAEELKEKLAALNEQSGPVFKMKNDPRITGIGRFIRKFSIDELPQFINVLRGEMSIVGPRPPVPTEVAKYETWQRRRLSVRPGLTCIWQVSGRNQISFEEWMYLDMQYIDHWTLTSDLRLLLQTVPVVITGRGAS